From a region of the Xanthomonas rydalmerensis genome:
- the radC gene encoding RadC family protein: MSNLSILDVDASLHVRDGRGRYRPASVDQILAAARRVADLKVQRGAEFTSPVSVKKYLCAKLAGLECEVFAVLFLDTKHRLIEYVEMFRGTIDSAAVHPREVVKEALRLNAAAVILAHNHPSGNPTPSETDRQITERLRSALGLVDVRTLDHFIIAGSRAVSMAMRGWR, encoded by the coding sequence ATGTCGAACCTGTCCATTCTCGATGTCGATGCCTCGCTGCACGTGCGCGACGGCCGGGGGCGCTACCGTCCCGCATCCGTTGACCAGATCCTGGCGGCTGCGCGGCGCGTGGCTGACCTGAAGGTGCAGCGGGGCGCGGAGTTCACCTCGCCTGTTTCGGTGAAGAAGTACCTCTGCGCGAAGTTGGCGGGCCTTGAGTGCGAGGTGTTCGCCGTTCTGTTCTTGGATACGAAGCACCGTCTGATCGAATACGTGGAGATGTTCCGGGGGACCATCGACTCTGCGGCGGTGCATCCGCGGGAGGTGGTCAAGGAGGCGCTGCGCTTGAACGCGGCCGCCGTGATCCTGGCGCACAACCATCCCAGCGGGAACCCGACGCCGAGCGAAACGGACAGGCAGATCACCGAGCGCCTGCGCAGCGCTCTGGGCCTGGTAGACGTGCGAACCCTGGATCACTTCATCATCGCGGGGTCGCGCGCGGTGTCGATGGCGATGCGTGGTTGGAGGTGA
- a CDS encoding ParB/RepB/Spo0J family partition protein, whose protein sequence is MNAITHNEIRAVDAVAVPLEAADPTKNLILVPLSRLVLRPKGRNVRKTPRMSIPELAASIQRVGLLQNLIVIASADGEHYEVVAGGRRLAALKLLAKKRRISKEWEVPCLLVADGTARTASLTENVQREAMHPADQCEAFAALVAEGRPIEDIAADFSVTPLVVQRRLKLANVSPRLMADYRADAVSLEQLMALAITDDHAAQEAAFYDAPTWQRQPAMLRERLTEREIDAYRNPLARFVGLSAYEAAGGGVRRDLFAEADTGVYLSDAALLQRLAHEKLAGIAAEVKAEGWAWVEAVPTVTHADLHAFQRAPREHRTPTKREAQRIEKLQDRMLEIEGAIEAAMDADDEETAEALQEESEHMRRQRQVLEDSLLCYAPNVLAVAGAVVTIDRNGEAAVHRGLMRDAEAKALRTLERLRQGFADGDASNDDDGEEGQGATQVAPVSDRLAQRLSAHRTAALQIEVARHPHVALAALVHGMVQSILQDGHFRRDLPLGVTATAQDRLERVASGLPESPAAEALRDLKCGWAAKLPEDGAELFAALLAMEQDELVRLLAVCVGSTVDVVTLRAAPRQPGAALAQAVELDMAAWWRPTAEGYFRHISKAAILHIVAEFAPGHVTRLAKLKKADVASEAERLAEGTGWMPPIFRSEELSHSQEDVQAEDSAQDAAEDTGGGEIEATTKAMAA, encoded by the coding sequence ATGAACGCCATTACCCACAACGAAATCCGCGCCGTCGATGCCGTCGCTGTTCCGCTGGAAGCCGCCGACCCGACCAAGAACCTGATACTGGTGCCGCTGTCGCGGCTGGTGCTGCGCCCGAAGGGCCGCAACGTGCGCAAGACCCCGCGCATGTCCATCCCCGAGCTGGCGGCAAGCATCCAGCGCGTGGGGCTGCTGCAAAACCTGATCGTGATCGCCTCCGCCGATGGGGAGCATTACGAGGTGGTCGCTGGTGGCCGCAGATTGGCCGCGTTGAAGCTGCTGGCGAAGAAGCGCCGCATCAGCAAGGAATGGGAGGTGCCTTGCCTGCTGGTGGCCGACGGCACGGCCCGCACGGCGAGCCTCACGGAGAACGTGCAGCGCGAGGCCATGCACCCCGCCGACCAGTGTGAGGCCTTCGCGGCGCTGGTGGCCGAGGGCCGGCCCATCGAAGACATTGCTGCCGACTTTTCCGTGACGCCGCTGGTGGTGCAGCGCCGCTTGAAGCTGGCGAACGTCTCGCCGCGCCTGATGGCCGACTACCGCGCGGATGCCGTGAGCCTGGAGCAGTTGATGGCCCTTGCCATCACCGATGACCACGCCGCACAGGAAGCCGCGTTCTACGATGCGCCGACGTGGCAGCGCCAGCCCGCCATGCTGCGCGAGCGTCTTACTGAACGAGAAATCGACGCCTACCGGAATCCGCTGGCGCGCTTCGTCGGATTGTCTGCCTACGAGGCTGCGGGCGGCGGTGTGCGCCGTGACCTGTTCGCCGAAGCTGATACGGGCGTGTACCTGAGCGATGCCGCGCTGCTCCAACGGTTGGCCCACGAGAAGCTGGCGGGCATCGCCGCCGAAGTGAAGGCCGAGGGATGGGCCTGGGTGGAAGCCGTGCCGACCGTGACCCATGCCGACTTGCACGCCTTCCAGCGCGCGCCGCGAGAGCACCGCACCCCGACCAAGCGCGAAGCCCAGCGCATCGAGAAGCTCCAGGACAGGATGTTGGAAATCGAAGGCGCCATCGAGGCCGCGATGGACGCCGACGACGAGGAAACTGCAGAAGCCTTGCAGGAGGAAAGCGAACACATGCGCCGCCAACGGCAGGTGCTGGAGGACAGCTTGCTATGCTACGCCCCGAACGTGCTTGCCGTGGCGGGCGCCGTGGTCACCATCGATCGCAACGGTGAGGCGGCCGTGCATCGCGGGCTGATGCGCGATGCCGAGGCCAAGGCACTGCGGACGCTGGAGCGGCTACGGCAAGGCTTTGCCGATGGCGATGCGAGCAACGACGACGACGGCGAGGAAGGCCAGGGCGCAACCCAAGTCGCTCCCGTGTCCGACCGGCTGGCGCAGCGCCTGAGCGCGCACCGCACGGCGGCACTGCAAATCGAGGTGGCCCGGCATCCGCATGTGGCCCTGGCCGCCCTGGTGCATGGCATGGTGCAGTCCATCTTGCAGGACGGTCACTTCCGCCGCGATCTTCCGTTGGGCGTGACCGCCACCGCGCAAGACCGGCTGGAGCGCGTGGCCTCCGGCCTGCCCGAGTCGCCAGCGGCCGAGGCGCTGCGCGACCTAAAGTGCGGCTGGGCCGCGAAGCTGCCCGAGGACGGCGCCGAACTGTTCGCCGCATTGCTGGCGATGGAGCAGGACGAATTGGTCAGGCTGCTGGCGGTATGCGTCGGCTCCACCGTGGACGTGGTGACATTGCGCGCTGCACCTCGCCAGCCCGGCGCGGCGCTGGCGCAGGCGGTGGAGCTGGACATGGCTGCATGGTGGCGGCCCACCGCGGAGGGCTATTTCCGGCACATCTCCAAGGCCGCGATCCTGCACATCGTGGCGGAGTTCGCACCGGGACACGTCACCCGGTTGGCCAAGCTGAAAAAGGCTGACGTTGCCAGCGAAGCCGAGCGGCTGGCCGAGGGCACGGGGTGGATGCCGCCGATCTTCCGTTCCGAAGAACTGTCGCATAGCCAGGAGGACGTGCAGGCCGAAGACTCGGCGCAAGACGCTGCTGAAGACACCGGAGGCGGCGAGATCGAGGCGACCACCAAAGCGATGGCCGCTTGA
- a CDS encoding DUF932 domain-containing protein, whose protein sequence is MQLASRFASRSPSLRSDCPLSDDQIRRVAPSIFAEAPHESRSERYSYIPTAAVLTELRKEGFQPFAVTQTRVRDEGKREHTKHMIRLRHASQINGAEANEIILLNSHDGTSSYQMLAGMFRFVCHNGLVCGDTVADVRVPHKGDVAGSVIEGAFEVLSGFERVRQSRDLMRSVTLDEGEAEVFARAALALKYDDPNKPAPVTESQVLMPRRFDDRRPDLWTTFNRVQENITKGGLSGRSANGRRQQTRPVQGIDSDVRLNRALWLLADGLRQLKA, encoded by the coding sequence ATGCAACTCGCATCCCGTTTCGCATCCCGTTCCCCGTCGCTGCGCAGCGATTGCCCGCTGTCCGATGACCAGATCCGCAGGGTGGCGCCGTCCATCTTCGCCGAGGCCCCGCACGAAAGCCGCTCCGAGCGGTACAGCTACATCCCCACCGCCGCCGTGCTGACCGAACTGCGCAAGGAAGGCTTCCAGCCCTTCGCGGTGACGCAGACCCGCGTGCGGGATGAGGGCAAGCGCGAGCACACCAAGCACATGATCCGCCTGCGCCACGCCAGCCAGATCAATGGTGCGGAGGCCAACGAAATCATCCTGCTGAACTCGCACGACGGCACCAGCAGCTACCAGATGCTGGCCGGCATGTTCCGCTTCGTCTGCCACAACGGATTGGTGTGCGGGGACACGGTGGCGGACGTGCGCGTGCCGCACAAGGGCGACGTGGCCGGGTCCGTCATCGAAGGCGCCTTCGAGGTGCTGAGCGGCTTCGAGCGGGTGCGGCAATCCCGCGACTTGATGCGCAGCGTCACGCTGGACGAGGGCGAGGCCGAGGTGTTCGCCCGCGCCGCGCTGGCGCTCAAGTACGACGACCCGAACAAGCCCGCGCCCGTGACCGAATCGCAGGTGCTGATGCCGCGCCGCTTCGATGACCGCCGGCCCGACCTGTGGACCACGTTCAACCGGGTGCAGGAAAACATCACCAAGGGCGGGCTGTCCGGACGCAGCGCCAACGGACGCCGCCAGCAGACCCGGCCCGTGCAGGGCATCGACTCCGACGTGCGCCTGAATCGCGCGCTCTGGCTGCTGGCCGATGGCCTGCGCCAACTAAAAGCTTGA
- a CDS encoding alpha/beta hydrolase codes for MVKPGNAAKERWHGARGERAPLAILYLHGFSASPGEAGDLPEQMAQALGANLYMPLWPGHGEDAPKAMRGLTADALEASAWAALDHACAMGEAVAIVGCSLGATLGLRLAAARPGDVAAVVAWSPGVQPADPALLDRICAMSEAWTSDQERSSAVRAYWSDAIHPDGFQALRETFRRCAAEPPWPQVTCPVFLGYYRGPDGREDPVSSVPAMLAMFDALGSRAEQKRAQAFVAGAHAIGSPHKTRLAGAVAAASVDFLREMLAGANPRRST; via the coding sequence ATGGTGAAGCCCGGGAATGCGGCGAAGGAACGATGGCATGGTGCGCGCGGCGAGCGCGCACCGCTCGCCATCCTCTATCTCCATGGGTTTTCGGCAAGCCCTGGCGAGGCTGGGGATCTGCCGGAGCAGATGGCCCAGGCGCTCGGGGCCAATCTGTACATGCCCTTGTGGCCCGGCCATGGCGAGGATGCGCCGAAAGCGATGCGCGGGCTGACTGCCGATGCGCTGGAGGCCTCGGCGTGGGCCGCGCTGGACCATGCCTGCGCGATGGGGGAGGCCGTTGCGATCGTGGGATGCTCGCTCGGTGCCACGCTGGGCCTGCGGCTGGCCGCCGCGCGGCCTGGCGACGTCGCTGCCGTCGTGGCCTGGTCGCCTGGTGTGCAGCCGGCGGACCCGGCGCTGCTGGACCGGATCTGCGCGATGAGCGAAGCGTGGACGAGCGATCAGGAGCGGTCATCGGCCGTCCGCGCCTATTGGTCCGATGCCATCCACCCCGACGGGTTCCAGGCGCTGCGCGAGACATTCCGCCGATGCGCCGCCGAGCCGCCGTGGCCGCAAGTGACGTGTCCTGTGTTCCTGGGGTACTACCGCGGCCCCGATGGGCGCGAGGACCCTGTGTCGTCCGTGCCGGCCATGCTGGCCATGTTCGATGCGCTGGGCAGCCGGGCGGAGCAGAAGCGGGCGCAGGCCTTCGTCGCAGGTGCCCATGCCATCGGTTCGCCGCACAAGACGCGACTCGCTGGGGCGGTGGCTGCGGCGTCCGTGGATTTTCTGCGGGAGATGCTTGCTGGGGCGAATCCTCGCCGGAGTACCTAA
- a CDS encoding Hachiman antiphage defense system protein HamA yields the protein MLYQPWCDKEVEEDASKQLWRLAEREGGRAAIEAILTTRIRSQYDNLDQIADDVRELGYPGAAAILSERMPRSARARSGELGEILATELVEEHLDFKVPVRRLRYKDGREMALRGDDFVGLRLDDQANLHFLKGESKSRASLAKATISEAREALSRDDGRPTATSLLFVADRLMEGGGERRDVGRKIRNEVASRAAPPARTSHMLFTMSGNATPQAQLDDLAAAGGNRPHLSAHLRIEDHQAFIRACYERALALGND from the coding sequence GTGCTGTATCAACCTTGGTGCGACAAAGAAGTCGAGGAAGACGCCAGCAAGCAGCTATGGCGATTAGCCGAGCGTGAAGGGGGAAGAGCCGCTATTGAAGCGATTCTCACCACCCGCATCCGATCTCAGTACGACAACCTGGACCAAATAGCCGATGACGTGCGCGAGCTGGGGTATCCAGGTGCAGCTGCTATTTTGTCCGAGCGCATGCCACGCTCAGCCCGAGCGCGTTCGGGAGAACTCGGCGAAATACTCGCAACCGAGTTGGTCGAAGAACACCTTGATTTCAAGGTTCCGGTCCGTCGGTTGCGTTACAAGGACGGTCGGGAAATGGCGCTGCGTGGCGATGACTTCGTTGGACTGAGGCTCGATGACCAAGCCAATCTGCATTTTCTGAAAGGCGAGTCGAAAAGTCGCGCCAGCCTTGCCAAAGCCACCATCTCAGAGGCCCGCGAGGCGCTATCTCGGGATGACGGTCGCCCCACTGCCACATCTTTGCTGTTCGTCGCGGATCGCCTTATGGAAGGCGGCGGTGAGCGCCGGGACGTCGGCCGGAAGATTCGCAACGAAGTCGCCAGCAGAGCAGCGCCCCCCGCGAGGACCAGCCACATGCTGTTCACCATGTCAGGCAACGCGACCCCTCAGGCGCAGCTTGATGATCTGGCAGCGGCGGGCGGAAACCGCCCTCACTTATCTGCACACCTGCGCATAGAGGATCACCAGGCCTTTATCCGGGCCTGCTACGAAAGGGCGCTGGCACTTGGAAACGATTGA
- a CDS encoding DUF2958 domain-containing protein, with amino-acid sequence MGFPELGWVSLQELSTVRGRLRLPIERDRAESC; translated from the coding sequence TTGGGTTTTCCCGAGCTGGGCTGGGTCAGCCTGCAGGAGTTGTCCACGGTACGTGGTCGGCTGAGGTTGCCGATTGAGCGTGATCGGGCCGAGAGCTGCTGA
- a CDS encoding ATPase produces the protein MNEKSHVSLEQHVCLVCGSAFETGSVLLDRGLRASMERHTRTGWGLCPEHRKFADDGFVALIECDPERSALATNAERLKPEHAYRTGHVAHLRREVFAKLFDVPLESCQDCVFVEVGLIDQLESLLKREAT, from the coding sequence ATGAACGAGAAATCGCACGTTTCGCTGGAACAACACGTCTGCCTGGTCTGCGGCAGCGCGTTCGAGACCGGCTCCGTCCTGCTGGATAGGGGCCTGCGCGCCAGCATGGAGCGCCACACGAGGACGGGCTGGGGGCTGTGTCCCGAGCACCGGAAGTTCGCCGACGATGGCTTCGTCGCGTTGATCGAGTGTGATCCTGAGCGCAGTGCGTTGGCGACCAATGCAGAGCGCCTGAAGCCGGAGCATGCATACCGGACGGGGCACGTGGCGCATCTGCGGCGAGAGGTGTTCGCGAAGCTGTTCGATGTGCCCTTGGAGTCCTGCCAGGACTGCGTGTTCGTGGAGGTCGGGCTGATCGATCAGCTGGAGTCGCTGCTGAAGCGCGAGGCCACCTGA
- a CDS encoding DEAD/DEAH box helicase has translation METIEELTGFLRETTQDGYRGRLQARGQARALIRHDGHLPPDAPAFSEGIDADLADYGFSVLRASLALRELGGDQETWRRGFVHAGGAFEALVQNGPQEDTFRGFYRTVGAAAYHLANYSALAFSLLTQAQADQNRSPAEDALALLIVRDLKGLGQRARAWLHDPVNGDEAISRAAAEGELDPDDVVSRVATSTMFRALVFFEFGLQTGHDSLVVEARNLLRRATSLTKAASAVSLWWILRITANLIDDLWSSSLHKVLPIQGPPGSGDYAQLRKLFVSELYSRRSSEVELWPSQLLAAQRAADVSDDLVVALPTSAGKTRIAEIAALMALACGHRVLIVTPLRALSAQTERSFRKTFTPLGFSVSSLYGSSGVAGTDEDALREQSIVIATPEKLDFALRNDPNIIDDVGLIVLDEGHLIGPSEREIRYENLVQRLLRRPDHDDRRIVCLSAILPAGDQLDDLTAWIRSDAPGDPIQSDWRPTRQRFGTLSWIGNSARLSFDLEHDGPFIRHFVPQVPPIRPRRTPFPRDNKELTLAAAWKFSEQGKRALVFCTQRDHVEGFAETALELQRRGFLPSLLANAQEVERAMAVGREWLGAEHPAVRCLAIGVAIHHGRLPGPFLREVEALLAAGVLRVTVASPTLAQGLNLNAAVLLIPNLYRAGTLITGEEFANVAGRAGRAFVDLEGLVIHVMHQPEDWRHQRWRELVTSAKARSLSSGIIVVVNEVIRRLSTSGVFAREDAMDYLSNTQGAWFPDAVEGDQESDSIESLIERLDATVLGLIEALDAESADLPRLLDEALVGSLWSRQIARLDVLEKQKQLWILVSRAQLIWNKTTIEQRKGQFAMGVGLESGLAIDAIATELTELVDLGDAAALLGNVEVLTAALSGMGDKLLAIRPFVPDDPLPANWKDLLSAWIRGEDVAVIGQEGMRVVDDAFVYRLVWAIEAVRMNRRINGGESEMLIEGAAAACLEAGLPSNAMAMLVRAGLPSRVAAKAVVEQMAPDFTTRAEMKTWLRSAAVEAFDDVPNWPTLETKSIWQQFRRDVLSSVDGKWTSQEWTMQWPSRSAFPMRVEIDPQSGQVSVATPDFVQLTTIRQKLQAEAPSLLEVEPLPDGTSVSIRRIGRGEARWTGHDV, from the coding sequence TTGGAAACGATTGAAGAACTAACCGGCTTCCTGCGCGAAACCACCCAAGACGGATATCGAGGTCGCCTGCAGGCCCGTGGTCAGGCGCGAGCGCTGATTCGTCATGACGGACATTTGCCACCGGATGCCCCCGCTTTCAGTGAAGGAATCGACGCGGACCTCGCTGACTATGGCTTTTCCGTACTGCGAGCATCACTGGCATTGCGGGAGCTTGGGGGCGATCAGGAGACTTGGCGGCGTGGCTTTGTGCATGCGGGTGGTGCTTTCGAGGCACTCGTCCAGAACGGCCCGCAGGAAGACACATTCCGAGGCTTCTATCGAACGGTCGGGGCTGCTGCCTATCACTTGGCAAACTACTCCGCACTGGCGTTCTCTCTTCTGACACAAGCGCAAGCTGACCAGAACCGCTCGCCAGCCGAGGATGCACTTGCACTGCTGATCGTGCGCGATCTGAAAGGACTTGGACAGCGTGCAAGGGCGTGGCTACACGACCCCGTCAACGGCGATGAAGCCATCAGCCGAGCAGCGGCCGAAGGGGAACTTGACCCCGACGACGTAGTCTCCCGCGTGGCGACATCAACGATGTTCAGGGCGCTGGTGTTCTTCGAGTTTGGCCTGCAAACCGGCCATGACTCCCTCGTTGTGGAAGCGCGCAACCTGCTAAGGCGAGCAACTTCGCTGACGAAGGCAGCCAGTGCAGTTTCACTTTGGTGGATTCTCCGGATCACCGCAAACCTCATCGATGACCTTTGGTCAAGCAGCCTACACAAGGTCTTGCCCATCCAAGGCCCGCCCGGTTCAGGAGACTATGCCCAGCTCAGGAAGCTGTTTGTTTCCGAGTTGTATAGCCGACGCTCATCAGAGGTGGAACTGTGGCCTTCTCAGTTGCTGGCAGCGCAACGAGCGGCCGACGTATCCGACGACTTGGTGGTCGCGCTTCCTACTAGTGCGGGCAAGACGCGAATAGCAGAGATCGCGGCATTGATGGCACTGGCTTGTGGACATCGGGTCTTGATCGTGACGCCACTGCGTGCACTGTCGGCCCAAACCGAGCGTTCATTTCGCAAGACATTCACGCCTCTTGGGTTCTCTGTCTCATCGCTTTATGGAAGCAGCGGCGTAGCTGGAACAGATGAGGATGCTCTTCGGGAACAGAGCATCGTTATCGCCACGCCAGAAAAACTGGACTTTGCGCTGCGAAATGATCCTAACATCATTGACGACGTTGGATTGATCGTCCTCGACGAAGGGCATCTAATCGGCCCGAGCGAGCGCGAGATCCGCTATGAGAATCTGGTGCAGCGATTGCTGCGGCGCCCTGACCATGACGACCGACGAATCGTTTGTCTTTCAGCGATCCTGCCGGCAGGGGATCAACTCGATGACCTGACTGCATGGATTCGCAGTGATGCCCCAGGCGACCCGATTCAGTCAGATTGGCGACCTACGCGCCAGCGATTTGGCACGTTGTCCTGGATTGGCAATTCCGCACGTCTGAGCTTCGACCTTGAGCACGATGGGCCATTCATTCGCCATTTTGTGCCGCAAGTTCCTCCTATTCGCCCCCGTCGGACACCGTTCCCCAGAGACAACAAAGAGTTGACGCTGGCGGCAGCGTGGAAATTCTCCGAGCAAGGAAAACGAGCGCTCGTCTTTTGCACCCAACGTGATCATGTTGAGGGATTTGCAGAAACCGCTCTGGAGTTGCAACGACGAGGCTTTCTTCCGTCACTGCTTGCCAACGCCCAGGAAGTCGAGCGTGCTATGGCCGTGGGTCGGGAATGGCTGGGAGCCGAGCACCCAGCAGTCCGTTGCCTGGCCATCGGCGTCGCCATTCATCATGGGCGCCTCCCAGGCCCCTTCTTGCGTGAAGTAGAGGCACTGCTTGCCGCAGGCGTTCTGCGCGTTACTGTGGCCTCACCGACGTTGGCCCAAGGCTTGAACCTCAATGCTGCGGTGCTCCTGATCCCCAACCTGTACAGGGCGGGCACGCTGATCACGGGAGAAGAGTTTGCCAACGTCGCAGGACGCGCCGGCCGCGCGTTTGTGGATCTTGAAGGACTGGTGATCCACGTGATGCATCAACCGGAAGACTGGCGTCATCAGAGGTGGCGAGAGCTGGTCACGTCGGCCAAGGCCCGCTCGCTTTCGAGTGGCATCATCGTCGTCGTCAACGAGGTGATCAGGCGTCTCTCTACTTCGGGAGTATTTGCGCGGGAGGATGCCATGGACTACCTGTCAAACACACAGGGTGCTTGGTTCCCCGACGCCGTAGAGGGCGATCAAGAGTCGGACTCGATAGAAAGCCTTATCGAGCGGTTGGACGCAACTGTCCTCGGCCTGATCGAAGCGCTTGATGCAGAGAGCGCGGATCTTCCACGGCTGCTTGATGAGGCCCTTGTTGGCTCACTTTGGTCAAGGCAAATTGCTCGACTTGATGTCCTCGAAAAGCAAAAGCAGCTCTGGATTCTCGTCAGTAGAGCACAGCTCATCTGGAACAAGACAACGATCGAGCAGCGCAAGGGACAGTTTGCGATGGGTGTGGGCCTGGAATCTGGGCTCGCCATCGATGCAATAGCTACAGAACTGACGGAGCTTGTTGACCTTGGCGATGCTGCCGCCCTCCTTGGCAATGTGGAAGTCTTGACTGCCGCACTCAGTGGAATGGGAGACAAGCTTCTTGCGATCCGGCCCTTTGTTCCAGATGATCCACTGCCTGCAAACTGGAAAGATCTTCTCAGCGCCTGGATTCGAGGTGAGGACGTGGCTGTCATCGGCCAAGAGGGAATGCGCGTGGTGGACGATGCCTTCGTCTATCGCCTGGTATGGGCGATCGAAGCCGTCCGAATGAATCGACGCATCAATGGTGGCGAATCAGAGATGCTTATTGAAGGTGCCGCCGCCGCATGCCTGGAAGCTGGGCTTCCATCCAATGCGATGGCTATGCTTGTCCGAGCGGGCTTGCCCTCTCGCGTCGCGGCCAAGGCGGTAGTTGAGCAAATGGCGCCTGACTTCACCACTCGCGCAGAGATGAAGACCTGGCTGCGTTCAGCGGCAGTGGAAGCTTTCGATGATGTCCCCAATTGGCCTACGCTCGAAACAAAGTCAATCTGGCAGCAGTTCCGGCGCGACGTTCTTTCAAGCGTAGATGGAAAATGGACATCCCAAGAGTGGACGATGCAATGGCCCTCGCGCTCCGCATTCCCCATGCGGGTGGAGATTGATCCGCAAAGTGGTCAAGTGTCTGTTGCAACGCCTGACTTTGTGCAGCTCACGACGATCAGACAGAAGCTTCAGGCCGAAGCACCGAGCCTGCTTGAAGTCGAGCCGCTACCGGATGGAACGAGTGTCAGCATCCGCCGTATTGGGCGAGGCGAAGCGCGCTGGACGGGACACGATGTGTAA